The Faecalibacterium sp. I3-3-33 DNA window CGCCGTGGTCCTGCCCTTCGGGGCGGCACAGCCGGAGGTGGAGCGCACTCCCATCATGCACAACACCTTTTATCTGGCGCTTGCGCCGGAGCATCCGCTTTACCCCCGCGACAGCCTGCAGCTGGCCGACCTTGCAGGACAGCGGGTGTACTATGAGCCGCTGTATCAGGAGATCGTGGAATATGCAAGTGTCCAGCCCGGAATGCCGTTTTCTACCATGGAATGGTGCAGCGTGGAAAACTACGCCCATGTCTACACCGAGCTGCTGGCCGGACGGGGGATGTTCTTGTTCCCTGTGCGCTACCCTTCCTACCCGGCAGCGTGGTACCGGCAGGTATGGTTGCCTCTGCCAGACACGGTTCTGCTGACCTTGCGGGAGGATCCCCGTCCGGAAATCCTCACCCTGCGTCAGGTGTTCACCGAGGTTTACGGGGAGAGGATAAAAGCGTTACTTCCATAGAACAGATGGAAAATGTACACAGTGCAATGGAAATAGACCTTCAGGAAATTCATGCATCCACAAAGATTTTGAGTGCGATCTTGAAAATGCAGCTAAGAATCGAAGGATTTTTATTGTACACATCTTTCTGTAAAATGACCTCAGAAGAAGCAAAACACACCTCGGGAGGAAAACTCTATGTCTGATACACGAAAAAAGGCAACCATGCCGCAGGTGCTTCAACAGCCGCTGCGCCGCTATGTGGCACAGGCAGACGGAAAGCTCTGCGGCTATTGCAAAGAGGACCTCTGCAATACCGAAAACGGACGGATGATCGTGGAGCTGTATCTGGGTAAACAGGAACATCACGTTTCAAGGATCTTGTATTGAAATAGCTGCACAGCCGCAGCTATTGGGTTGAAAATAAGGCTGAAGCCCCAATTGCTCCAGCCAATGTCAGAGTTTCTTAATTGTTCATCAAAAATACGTTGGTACGTTTTACACTGTGACAATTCAAAAAACAAAGGAGAGATATTTTACTATGATCTACAAAAAGCGATACGGTCAACCATTTGATACCGAAAGTGTAGTGGGTTCTTTTCTGCCCATGATGGAAACGATACCCTATCTGACCAAGGAGCCGGATGGTTTCTCCTATGCCATGGAACCGCAGGATGTCCTGTATGGTCTTGGCGAAAACGTCCGTGGTATCAACAAGCGCGGGTGGGTGTACGAAAGCAAATGCTCCGATGACGGCAACCATACCGAGGGCAAATCCTCGCTGTACGGTGCTTATAATTTTATG harbors:
- a CDS encoding LysR family transcriptional regulator, whose amino-acid sequence is MNDHQLLCFLTVQRTLNFTAAAKELYCTQPALSYQIRSLEKELGLPLFERSTTRVVLTAAGRAFVPHAEQLYRGMLNARTVLKGFSTGHTLTLRLPPVLLQRDPIYPVLMERLHTALPGYEFRVDTTPPLLNAHLMLCTEADAAVVLPFGAAQPEVERTPIMHNTFYLALAPEHPLYPRDSLQLADLAGQRVYYEPLYQEIVEYASVQPGMPFSTMEWCSVENYAHVYTELLAGRGMFLFPVRYPSYPAAWYRQVWLPLPDTVLLTLREDPRPEILTLRQVFTEVYGERIKALLP